In the Canis lupus dingo isolate Sandy chromosome 28, ASM325472v2, whole genome shotgun sequence genome, ggtccccaccccctgcccgccCCGACCCAAGGTCTACGTCTTCCTCACGGTCTCAGGTCGGCAGATCTTTCTCAACAGACCATCCTGGGACAACACTCTAAGCCTTCTTTCCTTAAACACTCAGCATTATTTACAGAATTCCCTTTTAAATGTACCCAAATATTGTACTAGAATATATCACTAAACTGAACTTATTAGTTTCTGTTCTCCCTGTTCAGGTTCTTAGCTAAATATCTTCATCGTCCCGACGACGTCGGGTTCTTAATCTCTTGGGGCGCGCGTGGTCATTATCctgtttggaaagaaaaatgggacTCTTAAGTAATTgagacaaataaaatttttttttttttgtaaacaactCTGTGCAAACACCCCAAATCCTTACTAGATGTGATGCAGAACTTCCAttttaggaaattaattttaaggttGGATAGTTCTTTTGAGATGTATCCTGGGAAAGTTGCTTTCGTTCTttaagatgttttgtttttactacttggtttttaaaatttaaataggaaaCTTTGTAACTTATCCCTAATAATGAAGGtaatgaaaaaggaaacttctccacaaatatatgcattttttcccccactaattAAAAAGTACCATTCAAAAAAGTTAATTCAAACATATACACAGGACAAGAGCTCTCGGGTCTCCTAAAGAATCTCTGCGTATGACGCGGACAGTCTCTCCGCACCGGGTGTGACCTATGACCTCCCGCTGCGGCATCTGCTCCAAGGAGCTGAGGGAGGCTCACCCCTCAGGACAATTAGATAACACAACAGACCACCTGCCTTCTCAGAGCTGGTGGGGCATCTGCTCCTACTTTACACCAACCCCGTAGCCCATCAGACAAGGACAAGATGGACTGTCATGCTGGGGATTCTTCGGAGGCCAACCCCACCAGCGACCTCACCAAGGAATCTTTAACCCGCTATTGACGGGAGGGATGGGTCAGgaagacaaaacacaaaaatctaaaaaaaaaaaaaaatcgaaggcCGAGTTTGAAAGCAAATGACCTGAAATCCCTGAATATCGATGGGAGGTGTCACCTACTACAGTGCAGATGGCCTTCCGATGACCCAAAGATCGGGAGAAGGCCAAGCTGGTGACCCCAACGCAGAGGACAACAGAATGGGCACCTCACACGCTATAAAGGGCGGAGTGGGATACGCTCTGTTTTCTCCGACCACCGTCACCTGCTCTGTCCCTGCACCCTCAGGCTCAAAGGGGCGGCAGGGCCACCCAATGACACTCCAGATGGGGACGTATGCCAGTGCCATCACCATCATTCCAGCACGAGGTAAACATATTTCTACCTTTGCAGCAGGCACCGGACCAGGTCAAGCAGTAAGCTGCCCCGTGTACGTGAGAGCAGTGGCCCCAGCTGGCCTCTAGTCTCGAGACGCATGCCAAGTAACTTAAGGCCCTCCCAAACTCGGAGCTGCTGAACCCCCTTCTTTTAAACTAACAAAATAGGGGCACCCGGGAGCTCCGCTGgtgaaacgtctgccttcagctcaggtcatgatcgcggggtcctgggatcgagccccgcatcaggctccctgctccttcgagggcctgcttctccctctccctctgctgctccccctactcatgctctctttctcactccttaataaataaatgtatcttttaaataaacagataaaatactgaaaaaaaatttcaagtatttcaaaataatgaaaaaaaaaaatcaagtattccCCAGAAGGACACCGACTGAATTTAATCATGTGTCTTGGATTTACTCAGGGGACAGACGGCTCCTGTCCTGCCAGAGGTGACGCCACATGAGCAGGCACTGAGGACCGCTGGCCTTATGGACACTCTTGACTTTCCTCCGTCCCAGCTTCTAAAGGAACTCCCGCCGAACCCAGACAGGAGAGGCCCACCTTTCCGCTTTAGTAAGTTTTGCCGAGCTAACGGGGAAACTGGAGACATCTATCTGGAATTTTCGTCCTGGGCATGTTGTAAAGCAGTCAGGAAGTACTGACCACATCAGCTCCTTGCTTGTCCTGAATGGCGTTTTCATGATGTCAGTTTTCTATTTGAAGTGGGATTCCTGAGACAGGTACAGCTAAACACAGCTAGGACCTGCCTTGTGGTTTAGACACATGCTTCCTACACCGGTGCCACTAGGAGCTGCCAGCGTGCTCCACGTCGTGTTTTGCTTTTGCACATGGGGCAAAAATTATATTGAGATGCTCtatgctcattaaaaaaagaaagaaagaaaaagaaagcaaaaaagcaagaaagcaagaaagaaaggaagagaggaagagaggaagaaagaaaaactgtcaatTACTTGCCTCTTTTGTATTTTCGGCACATCTCTTGGCACTCCGAGTTACTCTGTGACAGGGTTCGCTCTCCAAAGCATTTCCTCCAGGAGGGTCTGTGATTTTTCTGGATCTCAAACGCTTCGGGGCGGAAGGCTGCCTCACGTCTTCCTCTTGCTCCTTCACGAGAGCaccccctcttctctccccttgcttctcctctgctaCATCGGGCGAGGGCATCTTACTCGGCCTCGCAGATCGCAGACACATTCTACTTTCACGGGGGGCTTTGCCCCCAGAAGCAGAACTCTTGGCTTCTGGGCTTTGTGGCTTCGTCTCTTGGGAGGTCTTCAGGGGCTTCTTGTcacttctctttgttttcattttctctgctgcggctgctgctgtAACAGGCTCGGGTCTTGGCTCTTCCACTTCCATTTTATTGGGGCGTCTAGAGCGCAGGGACCTTCCCTAAAAATTTCAAGACACCCGCAGCATGCCAATCATGAGTAATACAGTTCTCACAATTCGACACGGACAGAGAGACGCACACAATCCAAGGGAACTTAAAAGAATTCGCCTGAAAAGTTTACAGTTGTTTTCTAAGGTGCCTGGAATCACTTTGCTCCAGGGAGAAATCCTCCCTACTGCTCAACCGTGAATAAGACATGCGGTCTACACCTTATCACCACATCTGAGTGTCATAGGTGTCAAATCGGATTACAACACACATATAAAGGGCACTCTAGAAAAATGCCCCCTTTTCAGGCAGTAAATGACTTCCTAATCCTTTACCAATCATTGCTGGAGCAGGACAGGAGAACTGGGATTTCTGGAACTGGATTTACCAACTTCTCTCCGTGTAGGAGGAACCCTCTCTACCTCACCAGCCCAGCAGGTAGACCGTTCTCAGGACACAAACCCCCACGCAGATTGTTCTAACCCCATGAAGACTGATGCAGATCCCACTCCGGCCCAGTGCTCCTGCTGGTGGGGCCTGGAACCACACAGGACTAAGCTCCCACCTGTTCTCGGGCCCTTTCCCACCCCTGCAGACGAGGAGAACTCAATCAGTTCCTGAGAAACTATGGTCAAAATGCGTAGTAGCCATTTTGACTACTTATTTTCCCCAGACTAGTCTCTCTACAAATCCCAAAATGATTCTTTACCTTGGTCTGCAGTTATTCAGCGTAGGATGCagaacctccccaccccccgggaAAAGATATCCACAGAGACTCAAACCGAGGACAACTTACACCCAACATCAGCCCCCAGAGGAGAACCCCATCCGAGAGGGCCTATCATGACCACGGGACACCCAGCATCACCTGATGTGGCGGGGTCATCCTTCCTACTTCTTGTCCCTTTGCTTCAGCCTCTCTGTGGCTCCTGGGCAGGTCTCCCATGACTTCTATCTTTTCCACCACAACACTCAGCTTCTTCTTCACGGTCAGGGGCTGCTCCGGTGGGTCACATCCTTCTCTGGGAgctgtcctcctcctcttctggggTGGCTTCTCCTCTGCAGTGTCCTGGGCAGAAGTTGCAGAGCGCAGCCTCTTCATTCCTGTCTGACCTCCGTCCGTTCCTCGTTTCCTCTTGGAGGACAGGGAAACGCTGCCTTCACTTCCAGATTCTACAAGAGGGTCTCTCTGGCCCACCAGGTCATCCACGGCTTTTCCTCTGGGGGCCCTGACCCCTCTTTGCAAAACCTTCACAGGTTTCCCTCTGTCTGGAGTTTGCTTTGGAGTTTCCTGGATGCTACTCGCCTCATCTCCCAGTCCCTTGGTGTGACCTGGCATTTGGGAGGACTCTTTGGAACTGGCCAGTTCTTCCGGGGCTTGAGACTTTTCCTTAGGTGCTCTCGGTCGATTTTTCCTGAGCATTACATTTTCTGCAGGGGCCACTTTCTGCTTCGTGGTTTTATTCAACAGTTTGTTGTCTTCGTCACCACCTCCTGgttctgtgtgtgagtgtgtggctCCCCGCCGCGTTCGGGTGGGCTTCCTGAGAGCTGACGGCTCTTCCTCTGGGTCTACTTTCTCGGGAGAGGTCTTGAGGCGCCTTCTCCTACCTGTTGGCTTGTTGACTGGTTCTGCTACTGGAGATTTGCAGGGTACACTGGTGGCTTTGCCATCAGCCATTGGGTCCTGGGTGTGCTCTGGGGTTTGGAAGAGCTCTCTGAGGCCAGCCAGGTCTTCTAAGGTCTGGACGTTTTTCTTGGGTGCTCTTGGTTGCCTCTTGCTTCCAGTTACATTTTCTGCAGAGTCCAGTTTCTGCTTTGGGATTGCCGTGGACAATTTGGTATCTTCATCACCACCTCCTggttgtgtgtgtgagtgtgtggctCCCCGCCGCGTTCGGGTGGGCTTCCTGAGAGCTGATGGCTCTTCCTCTACATCTACTTTCTGGGGAAAGGTGTTGAGTTGCCTTCTTCTACCTGTTGGCTTGTTGACTGGTTCTGCTACTGGAGATTTGCAGGGTACACTGGTGGCTTTGCCATCAGCCATTGGGTCCTGGGTGTGCTCTGGGGTTTGGAGGAGCTCTCTGAGGCCAGCCAGGTCTTCTAAGGACTGGACATTTTTCTTGGGTGCTCTTGGCTGCCTCTTGCTTCCAGTTACATTTTCTGCAGAGTCCAGTTTCTGCTTTGGGATTGCCCTGGACAATTTGGTATCTTTGTCACCACAtcctggttgtgtgtgtgtgtgtgtggctcccCGCCTCGTTCGGGTGGGCTTCCTGAGAGCTGATGGCTTTTCCTCTACATCCACTTTCTGGGGAAAGGTGTTGAGTTGCCTCCTTCTACCTGTTGGCTTGTTGACTGGTTCGGTTACTGGAGATTTGCAGGGCATTTTGGTGGTTTTGCCATCAGCCATTGGGTCCTGGGTGTGCTCTGGGGTTTGGAAGAGCTCTTTGAGACCAACCAGGTCTTCTAGAGAATGGGTCATTTTTTGGGGTGTTCCTGGCTGCTTCTTGCTTCCAGGTGCATTTTCTGCAAGGTTCAATTTTTGCTTTGGGGTTTTCTTGAACAATCTGATGTCTTTATCATCACCTCCTGGatcttgctctgtgtgtgtggcttCCCCTGGCATTAGGATGGGCTTCCTGACAGGTGAGAGCTCTTTCTTTAAGTCCTCCTCCCCCAGAGGTATCTGGAGATATCTCTTCATGTGGGTTGGTGTGCTGCCTGTTTCTGCTGGTGGAGATTTGCAGGGCATTATTGTGGCTTTGACAATAGCTGTTGGTTCCTTGCTGAGCTCTGGAGTTTGGAAGAGCTCTTTAAAACCGACCATGTCTTCCAGGAATTGAgcctttccttccttgcttctagTTACATTTTCTACAGGGTCTAGCTTCTTTGGAGTTTCCTTAGACAATTTAATGTCATCATCACCACCTTCTAGTTCTCTGCGTGAGTGTGTGCTTTCCCCCAGCATTTGGGTGGGCTTCCTGAGAGAAGAGGGCTTTTCCTCTAGGTCCACCTCCTGGACAGGGGTCTCGAGCTGCCTCCTTCTGATTGTTGGAGTGACTGAATCTGGTACTGGAGATCTGCAGGGTTCACGGGTGGTTTTGCCATCAGCCATTGGGTCTTGGCTGTGCTCTGGGGTTTGGAAGAGCTCTCTGAGGCCAGCCAGGTCTTCTAAGGACTGGGTGTTTTTCTTAGGTGTTCTTGACCTCTTCTTGCTTCCAGTTACATTCTCTGCAGAGTTCAGTTTCTGTTTTGGAGTTTGGTTAAATAATTCGCTGTCTTTATCATCACCTCCTGGTTTTCTGTGTGAGGGTGTACTTTCCCTTGGTGTTTGGGTGGACTTCCTGAGAGCTGAGGGCTCTTCTTCTAGGTCCAGTTCCTGGAGAGGGATCTCGAGCTGCCTCCTTCTACTTGTTGGTGTGTTGACTGGTTCTGCTAATGGAGATTTGCAGGGTACGCTGGTGGCTTTGCCATCAGTCATTGCTTTATCTGTTTGGTTTGGTGTTTGCAAGAGCTCTCCGAGGCCAGCCAGGTCTTCTAAGGACCGGATGCTTTTCTTAGGTGTTCTTGACCTCTTCTTGCTTCCAGTTACATTTTCTGCAGAGTCCAGTTTCTGCTTTGGAGTTTGGTTAAACAATTTGATGCCTTCATCATCACCTCCTGGTTCTCCGTATGAGTGTGTGCTTTCCCTCAGTGTTTGGGTGGGCTTCCTGAAAGCTGAGGGCTCTTCTTCTAGGTCCAATTTCTGGAGAGGGATCTCAAGCTGCCTCCTTCTACTTGTTGGTGTGTTGAATGGTTCAGCTAATGGAGATTTGCAGGGTATGTTGGTGGTTTTGCCATCAGTCATTGGGTCCTGGGTGTGCTCTGGGGTTTGGAAGAGCTCTCTGATGCCAGCCAGGTCTTCTAAGGACTGGATGTTTTTCTTAGGTGTTCTTGACCTCCTCTTGCTTCTAGTTACATTTTCTGCAGAGTACAGTTTCTGTTTTGGGGTATCCTTAAACCTTTTGATGAACTCATCATCACCTCCTGGTTCtttatgtgagtgtgtgtttttCCCCAGCGTTTGGGTGGGCTTCCTGAGAGCTGAGGGCTCTTCTTCTGGGTCTATTTTCTGGAGAGGGGTATTGATCTGCCTTCTTCTACTTGGTGTGTTGACTGGTTCTGCTAGTGGAGATTTGCAGGGTACGCTGGTGGCTTTGCCATCAGCCATTGCTTTATCTGTTTGGTTTGGTGTTTGCAAGAGCTCTCCGAGGCCAGCCAGGTCTTCTAAGGACCGGATGCTTTTCTTAGGTGTTCTTGACCTCTTCTTGCTTCCAGTTACATTTTCTGCAGAGTCCAGTTTCTGCTTTGGAGTTTGGTTAAACAATTTGATGCCTTCATCACCACCTCCTGGTTCTCCGTGTGAGTGTGTGCTTTCCCTCGGTGTTTGGGTGGGCTTCCTGAAAGCTGAGGGCTCTTCCTCTAGGCTTACTTTCTGGAGAGGGGTCTTGATCTGCCTCTTTCTGATTGTTGGTGTATTGACTGGATCTGCTAGTGGAGATTTGCAGGGTACTTTGGTGGTTTTGTCATCAGCCATTGGTTTATCTGTTTGGTTTGGTGTTTTAAAGAGCTCTCTGAAGCCAGCCAGGTCTTCTAAAGACTGGATGTTTTTCTTAGGTGTTCTtgacctcctcttcctcttgcttCCTGTTACATTTTCTGCAGAGTTCAGTTTCTGCTTTGGGGTATCCTTGAACCTTTTGATGCCTTCATCATCACCTCCTGGTTCTTTATGTGAGTGTGTGCTTTCCCCCAGCATTTGGGTGGGCTTCCTGAGAGCTGAGGGCTCTTCCTCTAAGCCTACTTTCTGGAGAGAGGTCTTGATCTGCCTCCTACTTGGTGTATTGACTGGATCTGCTAGTGGAGATCTGCAGGGAACTTTGGTGGTTTTGTCATCAGCCACTGGTTTATCTGTTTGGTTTGGTGTTTGCAAGAGCTCTCTGAGGCCAACCAGGTCTTCTAAGGACTGGGCAGTTTTCTTAGGTGTTCTTGACCTTCTCTTGCTTCCAGTTACAATTTCTGCAAAGTCCAGTTTCTGTTTTGGAGTTTGGTTAAATAATTTGATGTCTTCATCATCACCATCTCCTGGttctctgtgtgagtgtgtgctttCCCTCGGTGTTTGGGTGTGCTTCCTGAAAGCTGAGGGCTCTTCCTCTAGGCCTACTTTCTGGAGAGGGGtcttgatttgcctctttctGATTGTTGGTGTATTGACTGGATCTACTAGTGGAGATTTGCGGGGTACTTTGGTGGTTTTGTCATCAGCCATTGGTTTATCTGTTTGGTTTGGTGTTTTAAAGAGCTCTCCGAGGCCAGCCAGGTCTTCTAAGGACTGGATGCTTTTCTTAGGTGTTCTTGACCTCTTCTTGCTTCCAGTTACATTTTCTGCAGAGTCCAGTTTCTGCTTTGGGGTTTGGTTAAACAATTTGATGCCTTCATCATCACCTCCTGGTTCTCCGTGTGAGTGTGTGCTTTCCCTCAGTGTTTGGGTGGGCTTCCTGAGAGCTGAGGGCTCTTCCTCTGGGTCTACTTTCTGGAGAGGGGTCTTGATCTGCCTCCTTCCACTCGTTGGTGTGTTGACTGGCTCTGCTAGTGGAGATTTGCAGGGTACTTTGGTAGTTTTGTCATCAGCCATTGGGTACTGAGTGTGTTCTGGGGTTTGGAAGAGCTCTTTGAGACCAACCAGGTCTTCTGGAGAATGGACCATTTTCTTGGGTGTTCTTGACCTCTTCTTGCTTCCAGTTACATATTCTGCAGAGTCCAGTTTCTGCTTTGGAGTTTCCTTGAACAATTTGATGCCTTCATCACCATTTCCTGGTTCTCTGTGTGAAAGCATGATTTTCCTTGGTGTTTGGGTGGGCTTCCTGAGAGCTGAGGGCTCTTCTTCTAGGTCCACCTTCTGGAGAGGGGTCTCAAGCTGCCTCCTTCTACTTGTTGGTGTGTTGACTGGTTCTGCTAGTGGAGGTCTGCAGGGTACTTTGGTGGCTTTGCCATCAGCCATTGATTTATCTTTGTGGTTTGGCGTTTGGAAGAGCTCTCTGAGGTCAGCCAGGTCTTCTAAGGACTGGGCAGTTTTCTTAGGTGTTCTTGACCTCCTCTTGCTTCGAGTTACATCTTCTGCAGAGTCCAGTTTCCTCTTTGGAGTTTCCTTGAACAATTTGATGTCTTCATCACCACCTCctgattctctgtgtgtgtgtgtgctttctcttGGAGTTCGGGTGGGCTTCCTGAGAGCTGAGGGCTCTTCCTCTTGTTCCACTCTCTGGGGAGAGGTCTTGAGCTGTATGTTCATCCTGGTTGGCATGCCAGCTACTTCTGGTTTTGAGGATTTCTGGCACTTTTCTGCAGTTTTATTTCCCACATCCATTGGTTCTTGGGTGTGAGTGGGGGTTTGGAGACCATGGATGCCCCTCAAGTCTTTCTTGGGTTCTGGGTCCTCCCATCCTGTGAGGGTGGTCAAGTCTGCTACTGGTTCCCATTTTTGCTCTGAATGTCTTCTTGATCTCCTCACAGCTACCATCTTTGCAGAATTTTCTTCTGACTGGACAGCTTTCGTACACGCTTCAGAATAGCTCTCCCATTCCTCTGTCGCTCCCTCCAGGTTCCGCCCTCGCTGTGGAATTTTTGTCAGATGTCGTCCTGAAGTGCTCTCAGCAAtgtctgtttctgcttctccGTCCTTGGGCCCTACACCTGGCATCCGTGTATTTCTGAGCTCCTCGGACCTTCGAAGCCTGTTTTCATTTGATGCCGACTTCCGAGGCTCTGcccctgatcctggagtcttctCGATGTTTGTATTTACTCCAATAGCCTGTCGTCTGAGGGCAGGGCTTGCAGGACTTTGATTAGATGGCTCTTGTAATGCATTCTGACTCATGGAGAATACATTCTCTCCTAcaggaaacagaaacacacatgagAAATATATTCTGTTCCCTGTGTTGTGCCAATTTGGTATTTTACCTTTAGGAAACATTGCAGAAGAGCCAATAATTCAGCCTCCTACCCACCTGGCTAAGCATAGGAAGCTGGCTACTTATGTGGCCATAAGTCTGTCTTACATATGAACCACGCACTTAAGAAGAATGGTATCCGGTGACATACAGTGGGATCATATTGAGGTGGTGATTAGGATCTACAGGGattagatgaaagaaaaaaaattccttaagaaGGGTCTTTTGAAgactgcatctctgtgtctcaggcACCTGAACACGGACATTCTTTTCTTCAAACACGAGAAGCAAAGAGCTATTTCTCCTGCTGAACCACCATGATAACATGGCTTATCCTCAGTTTGCGTGGGGTCTATACCGCATAGAAAACACCTGCTTGTCGGCATAGGAGGCACTGTTAGTGTAGTAGGCGGTTTCCTCTATTACAGGTACAGGGTAACCAGTACTCAGTGAGAGGACAGTACTCAGTAGAGGACAAAAAGACAGACTCATTTCTCCCACCTCAGGCTCACACCAGGG is a window encoding:
- the MKI67 gene encoding proliferation marker protein Ki-67 isoform X1, with the protein product MGPTGRLVTIKRSGVDGPHFPLSLSTCLFGRGIECDIRIQLPVVSKQHCKIEISGQEAVLFNFSSSNPTQVNGCAIDEPVQLKHGDVITIVDRSFRYENEIHQNGSKSTECLGRKRKQESLLRVSRSSFSSDPDGKVQDSSACSKVSEDVSGSPLVHVKNGKAASTVLDGSGDHVASQTLDVVHSSEPPGENYRNVTDPTARDYKEDSSVPLVSCNRKLKSFPSTRCLENSENHESPFRKLYVSMKEEFDVRSEKGNVLQSSKKSGSQSHCALENERSGGLQDGTQVPVSLKSRPRSGRFTQIEADSALGKQGISQTEDRRNDEDAAQNPKEAMSPSIPPKEMTRAKTLAQRSPHSSSRKRRSEDMSITSGSESMNLDQREGFGTENETLTPRMFLARNQTPAKVENADNFEDTPEKLFSKKRRSVPPSVDILTAETETQNHTILAPLPVQVERKIQGVSVHQPEKVGATAGHTCSGLPGHSSVDTSNFGDSNNKIEGTPLKKRRVSFGGRLKPELFDENLPPNTPLKRGETPRRSLVSHTPPVLKKIIKEYPPPSGKEDSSENQLEVTTQPQRKGSPARDPMQTSPVATDTRRRSCKAASVPGGSKSPHHTDIPKRGGKRSGNLPSKRTSIDRSQHEILQMIYSRRRSGASEANLIVAKSWADIVKLGAKQTQAKVVKHGPQRQLNKRQRRMNTPKKPVSNVHNQFSTGHANSPCTIIIGKAHIEKVNVPTRPYRMLNNFVFSKKMDFNEDLSGLTEMFKTPAKVKLQTMSLCPKTFSNSEDLLGKEFQVPNSGEKPLLCTSEDLGENVFSMSQNALQEPSNQSPASPALRRQAIGVNTNIEKTPGSGAEPRKSASNENRLRRSEELRNTRMPGVGPKDGEAETDIAESTSGRHLTKIPQRGRNLEGATEEWESYSEACTKAVQSEENSAKMVAVRRSRRHSEQKWEPVADLTTLTGWEDPEPKKDLRGIHGLQTPTHTQEPMDVGNKTAEKCQKSSKPEVAGMPTRMNIQLKTSPQRVEQEEEPSALRKPTRTPRESTHTHRESGGGDEDIKLFKETPKRKLDSAEDVTRSKRRSRTPKKTAQSLEDLADLRELFQTPNHKDKSMADGKATKVPCRPPLAEPVNTPTSRRRQLETPLQKVDLEEEPSALRKPTQTPRKIMLSHREPGNGDEGIKLFKETPKQKLDSAEYVTGSKKRSRTPKKMVHSPEDLVGLKELFQTPEHTQYPMADDKTTKVPCKSPLAEPVNTPTSGRRQIKTPLQKVDPEEEPSALRKPTQTLRESTHSHGEPGGDDEGIKLFNQTPKQKLDSAENVTGSKKRSRTPKKSIQSLEDLAGLGELFKTPNQTDKPMADDKTTKVPRKSPLVDPVNTPTIRKRQIKTPLQKVGLEEEPSAFRKHTQTPRESTHSHREPGDGDDEDIKLFNQTPKQKLDFAEIVTGSKRRSRTPKKTAQSLEDLVGLRELLQTPNQTDKPVADDKTTKVPCRSPLADPVNTPSRRQIKTSLQKVGLEEEPSALRKPTQMLGESTHSHKEPGGDDEGIKRFKDTPKQKLNSAENVTGSKRKRRSRTPKKNIQSLEDLAGFRELFKTPNQTDKPMADDKTTKVPCKSPLADPVNTPTIRKRQIKTPLQKVSLEEEPSAFRKPTQTPRESTHSHGEPGGGDEGIKLFNQTPKQKLDSAENVTGSKKRSRTPKKSIRSLEDLAGLGELLQTPNQTDKAMADGKATSVPCKSPLAEPVNTPSRRRQINTPLQKIDPEEEPSALRKPTQTLGKNTHSHKEPGGDDEFIKRFKDTPKQKLYSAENVTRSKRRSRTPKKNIQSLEDLAGIRELFQTPEHTQDPMTDGKTTNIPCKSPLAEPFNTPTSRRRQLEIPLQKLDLEEEPSAFRKPTQTLRESTHSYGEPGGDDEGIKLFNQTPKQKLDSAENVTGSKKRSRTPKKSIRSLEDLAGLGELLQTPNQTDKAMTDGKATSVPCKSPLAEPVNTPTSRRRQLEIPLQELDLEEEPSALRKSTQTPRESTPSHRKPGGDDKDSELFNQTPKQKLNSAENVTGSKKRSRTPKKNTQSLEDLAGLRELFQTPEHSQDPMADGKTTREPCRSPVPDSVTPTIRRRQLETPVQEVDLEEKPSSLRKPTQMLGESTHSRRELEGGDDDIKLSKETPKKLDPVENVTRSKEGKAQFLEDMVGFKELFQTPELSKEPTAIVKATIMPCKSPPAETGSTPTHMKRYLQIPLGEEDLKKELSPVRKPILMPGEATHTEQDPGGDDKDIRLFKKTPKQKLNLAENAPGSKKQPGTPQKMTHSLEDLVGLKELFQTPEHTQDPMADGKTTKMPCKSPVTEPVNKPTGRRRQLNTFPQKVDVEEKPSALRKPTRTRRGATHTHTQPGCGDKDTKLSRAIPKQKLDSAENVTGSKRQPRAPKKNVQSLEDLAGLRELLQTPEHTQDPMADGKATSVPCKSPVAEPVNKPTGRRRQLNTFPQKVDVEEEPSALRKPTRTRRGATHSHTQPGGGDEDTKLSTAIPKQKLDSAENVTGSKRQPRAPKKNVQTLEDLAGLRELFQTPEHTQDPMADGKATSVPCKSPVAEPVNKPTGRRRRLKTSPEKVDPEEEPSALRKPTRTRRGATHSHTEPGGGDEDNKLLNKTTKQKVAPAENVMLRKNRPRAPKEKSQAPEELASSKESSQMPGHTKGLGDEASSIQETPKQTPDRGKPVKVLQRGVRAPRGKAVDDLVGQRDPLVESGSEGSVSLSSKRKRGTDGGQTGMKRLRSATSAQDTAEEKPPQKRRRTAPREGCDPPEQPLTVKKKLSVVVEKIEVMGDLPRSHREAEAKGQEVGRMTPPHQGRSLRSRRPNKMEVEEPRPEPVTAAAAAEKMKTKRSDKKPLKTSQETKPQSPEAKSSASGGKAPRESRMCLRSARPSKMPSPDVAEEKQGERRGGALVKEQEEDVRQPSAPKRLRSRKITDPPGGNALESEPCHRVTRSAKRCAENTKEDNDHARPKRLRTRRRRDDEDI